In Flavobacterium sp. GSB-24, the genomic window ATTCCTAGAACTTCATACTCTATATTATAATTTTCTAATATCTCGGTGCAGTTCGTTAGCTGAGGACCATTGTTCCCAATAAAAACAAATTTTAGAGGCTTACTAAATGTATTTGAAGTTTTCATCAAATCATCAACAAAATCTTTAAAAGGAGCTCCGTTATGAATCGTACCAAACAAAACAAACTGTGTGAATTCCTGCGTTTCTTTTTTCACAGCTGTCAGCGGTATGTTGCCGCAAATTGGCAGTACTTCTGCTGTAATATTTTGTGATTGAAGAAAGAATTGGTATAATTTATTTTGGGTATTAATCGAATGCGTTTTAGTATTATGAACTATTTTCTTGGCTATTACCTGTTGCAATTTGCCAATAACTTTGTGCCTGATTGAAGATTCTGAATCTATTCCTAACCACAACTCATGAAACATAATATGCCACTTATGATTTCCTCTTATTTTTTTTAAATAAGAAGGCAGCCAAAATGGTAATCCTTTCGGATTAAAACTGTACGGTACATATTGTAAAGAAATCCAATCGGGTTCTAAATCTTTTATAACACTTTGCAGTAAAACTAAGCGCTCATTATGATCTGCGATTACAGGAATTCTATGAACTGTAACTGGAGTTTGTTCTGCAATTTGATTTTCAGTCGTAAAAAAAGTAATCTGCTGATCGCATAAGGCTAAAATCTGAGCTTGATGGCCAGATCGTATCAGCATGCCGCATAAACGGCGAGTATAATCGCCTACGCCGTCATTGCCAATTTCGGCAGAACCGCAAATGAAGAGAATATCCATTTTTTGATTTTAATTATGAATTATAGAATCATCAGGTTTAATAATTTCCTTACTTACAAGTCAGGAAACGATCTTGATCAATGTCTTGATGGTGTTGTAGGATACTTTTTTTATATGTTTGGAGGTACGGGAAGTTTTCTTAAAACCTTTATCAATAAAGTTGACAACTGGGAATATTCGAGGATAATGATTTCGCACTAAATGCATAAATTTTTCAATTCCTTTTTTTCCTCTCCAGCTTCCATTAATTAGATGGATAGCGTACGATTCTTTATCTAAATAAATTGAGTTTCCTACTAATATATTGGATGGGAGAATGAGCATATTCTCTTTTAAGATTTGTTCTTTGTCTTGATAGGTATATCCGTATTTTTCGGCGACTGGGGTTATTACAGAACCTATTATTACTTTTTTTAAATCGATGGTTCCGTCATCAGCAAATAATTGCAGATTCTTGTATTGGTCTAAACAATCTTTAATGTAAGGATGTTTGGGTACTGAAGCAAAAATGGCACCTTGAATAGCAAAACCCATTATTGGTTTTCCAGCAGTTTTAGGCAGGAAGGAAGAATTTAAACGCTGCATTCCCCCATCTTCTTCAAACAATCCAGGATGTATTTCATGGGCACTAAAAAACCCATAATCAAACCATTCTTCTTTAAAGGGTTTAAGTATTCGAACATCTGAATCTAGATATAGTCCGCCCTCAGTATATAAGGCATATAGACGAATGTAATCTGCCGCGAAAGCCCATTTTTTGGCCAGCAATGCCTCTTTTACAAAAGGTATCGAATCAAAATCAAAACTATCCTTGTCCCACAAACGGATATTAAATTCTGGCAAATGAATTTTCCAAGTTTCAATACATTCTTTTATAAATGGAGTATATTCTTCTCCGCTAAACCAGCATATATGAATTGTTTTTGGAATCATAATTTATTATCCTTTTTTAGATTAAACTCTATAAAACCTCCCTAAGAACTTGCTGATTTTAATAGCTATTTGTTTTTTTCTAATTTCTCTTCTCGAGTGCGCTAAAATTGGACTTTTAGAATATTCCCAGTATACTACATCTTCTTTTCTTGGTATTCTCCCTTTAAAAAATCTTGCAAAGTGATTTATTCTCCAAGGTTTTGAACTTCCTAATGCATGAATCATGGTTGCTTCTCCGGGAATAAAACCCATTCCGTCTTTTCCAATGTAACTGATCTTACCATGATAGGCTTCGATAGTTGCGTTTAAAGCATCTTGATCTGATTTATCAAAAAACTGAAATCCTTCCCTTCTTAATATGGTTGAATTATGCACCTGATTTAGAAATATCGATTTATCTAGTCCGCCTATTGCGTCGCCCATTCGCTCTTGAAGTTTAATCCACAACTTTAAAAAAGAAATATTTTTTTTACTGAGTCCAACAAAACCGCCATTTACATAAATCTGGTTTTTAAACTGTAAATCAATATTATAATTTTTAAAATAGTCTCTCCATCCTTGTCTGCGCGGATGAAATTCCTGTAAAGGCGAATTAATGTCTTCGCAAACGGCCACACCGCATTGAACCCATTGTTCAAAGCATGTCCACGAATCAACAACAACAATATCTGGATCAAAATAGAATAGCGCATCTGCATCTTTTGCAGGACCTTCCCATAATTCCAGCATAAAATCTGGTTTGTAATTCGTAAGACTGTAGCTCGTAACGAGCTGCAAAAAAACGAGTTGAATGCCGTCAACAGGACTTACGGTAATTGCGTCCTTCCATTTACCAATGTGTTCTTTTTTGTCTTTTGAAACCCAATCTGGCAATGATCCTCGATAACCTACATAAACAGTTCCACGAAACCCTTTTATGTATAACGAATTAGAAAGGGTAGCAACTCCATAATGGTAATGTCCCTCAAATAAGGTGCAAACAGCTGAAATCATATCTTATTATGTTCTTTTTTTTATAAAACGTGCAGTACTCCTGTCTAAATTCATTTACAGGCTTTTATTATTTACAATGATGACTTATGAGACATCTTCATATTCTTGATTTTTTAGTAGAAGAATATGATACAAACAAAACAGAACAGTTTGGACAACGGATACTAATCCTAAAGCTATATTAAAATATAAAACTCCTCTCAAATTGCTCAAATCCAGCAGACTTGCAAAACCAATAATGGCAATTAAATTGATTAAAATTACCGCTATTGGCGACATCGCCCAGCCTCGTGAACTATATAAATTAAAAACGATTCCGCTGAATAATCCAATACAGCTGCTGATGATGCTTAATAATAATTCAAACGATAATCCTTCATAAGCATCTCCTAGAAGCCATAAAATTGGAGCGGGAAATAAATAAACTGCCAGCACAATTAAACTTAGTAAAACCGCCAAAAATCCCATTATTTGAAAAAAGCGTGTCAATAAAAGGTATTTTTTAGTCGCCAATTTGGCAAATCGCGGCACTATTAATGTTGCAATAATTACATTAAAAATTGTTAGCATTACGCTCAATCTGCCTAAGGCTCCCAATTGTGCCAATGAAGTTGTGTTACCAAAAACTGAAATCAGCCAAATTGTAATCTGACCCGAAAGACAATAATAAATTGAGGTTGGTAAAATGCGTTTGACTAAGCTTAATATTTCCTTTTTTACTTGGACATCTGGCTGTTGATCTTTAGCTGCCATGCTGTACACTATTTTTCGTAAACCAATATTTCCCCAGATTCTAGGTATTCCTGCCGCCAAAATGGCTACAAAAGAAAATGGAAAAATAAACATGGTTAATGCCGAAAGTATTAACCTCACAATTCCCACGCCGACTTGATTTTTCTGCAAAGGCAAAATTGTCTGATTCAATTTCGGAATAATTTCTAATAACGAGTCGGACAAAGCTGCATAAAAAGCAGGAATCAAAGCTATTACAATGAAAATTGCTGCAATCCAGCTGGCTCCATTGTGCAGTAATAAATAAAATAAGATTGGTACGGAAACTAATAAGCTTGCTACTGCAAATTTTTTCCTTAAATCTAAACCTGTTGCCAAAACGGCACCCATTTTTTCTTTATTCTCCCACACTTTTCCGCCCTGTGCCATTACTCCGGTAATTATTCCTCCATCAGCAAGAACAGTCATTGTCCCGAGCATGGTATTGGCCAAAGTATAAAAAGCATATTCCTGAACAGACAACAATCGAATTATTAAAATTCCAGAAGCAAATCCTAAAGCCTGTATCAGAATTTGCGCACTTCCTGTAATTGAAATTAATTTGCCCCAATTGATAACAGTATCATACTTAGGGTGTTGTTTGAGCTTTATCAAAATATTTTTCAAGAAATAGAAATAAAAAGATTAAAAAATAGATTCTTTTTTACAATTGTTAAGTTTAACCTTTCCCAATTCCTTTAATCTGAAAACCAATTGCGGCTAATTTTTCTGTATCTAAAATGTTACGCCCGTCAAATACAAAAGCAGGTTTGTACATATTGATGTAAATCAAATTCCAATCGTAGGTTTTAAATTCATCCCACTCAGTTAAAACAGCAACTGCGTGCGCCTGATGGAGCGCTTCAATTGGTGATTGGTAAACAAAAATCTGTTTGAGTTTTAAATCGATTTTTTGTTCTGTGAGTCCTTTTAATTCCCATAAATAGCGCATATCGTCTTTGACTTTTGCTTCAGAAACTTTAGGATCATACACATGAATTTCTGCTCCATCTTCAATAAGATGTTCCGCTACATAGATCGCCGCCGACTCACGGGTGTCATTGGTATCTTTTTTAAATGCCCATCCCAAAAATGTTATTTTTTTACCGCTGACCGTATTAAAAAGAGAGGTGATAATTTTTTTTGCAAAACGATATTTTTGGTAATCATTTAGGATAATTATCTGCTCCCAATAATTGGCTACTTCTGGCAAATTAAAATAGCGGCACAAATAGACTAAGTTTAAAATATCTTTTTGAAAACAAGATCCTCCAAAACCTACGGAAGCTTTAAGAAATTTAGAACCAATTCTACTGTCAGTTCCAATTGCAGATGCAACCTCATCAACATCTGCTTCTGTAACTTCGCATAAAGCGGACAAGGCATTAATAGAAGAAATTCTCTGTGCTAAAAATGCATTGGCCGTTAATTTTGATAATTCTGAAGACCAAACATTCGTAGTTAAAATCTGTTCTGGAGACAACCAATGTGCATAAATATCGACTAAAGATTGAATAGCTTTTTGACCGCTTTCTGTTTGGTTTCCTCCAATTAAAACACGGTCGGCATTTAATAAATCATTGATTGCTGTTCCTTCTGCCAAAAATTCAGGATTAGAAAGAACTTCAAATTTAAATCCGTTTCCAGTATGATCTAGAATAGTCTGCAAAGTCTCTGCTGTTCTAACCGGAAGTGTCGATTTTTCGACTATAATTTTATCGTTCTTCGCTATTCTGGCTATTTGTCTGGCGCATAACTCAACAAATTTTAAGTCAGCTGCCATTCCTTTGCCTTCTCCATAATTTTTTGTTGGTGTGTTTACAGCTATAAAAATCATATCGGCAGCTTCGATGGCACTGTCTACTTCTGTAGAAAAAAACAAATTACGTCCTCTCGCTTCACGAACAACATCTGCAAGTCCAGGTTCATACACAGGAAGATTGTCTAAATTTTCATCATTCCATGCCGCAATACGGCTTTTATTTAAATCGACAACAGTTACTTTAATTTCTGGACATTTCAATGCAATAACAGACATTGTAGGACCACCTACATAACCAGCACCTAAGCAGCAAATATTTTTGATTTTCATTTAAATATCTTTTTTGGGAGGCGAATAATTTCGTTTTTGGAAACCAGTTAGTTATTCGAAGTAATTCATTATCGAAAAACCGCATTCTTTTAAAAGCTGCTCTTTTCTCATTAATTTTATATCAGACTGCATCATTTCCTGTACTAATTCAGATAACTCATATTGGCATTCCCAGCCTAGTTTCTTTTTAGCTTTTGTAGGATCACCTATTAGTAAATCTACTTCTGTTGGTCTAAAATATTCTGGATCTACTGCCAATACTTCTTTCCCAATTGGAAGCTGATAATCTGGATTACTGCAAGAAGCTATATATCCTTTTTCATCTATTCCTCTGCCTCTAAACTCTAATTCAATACCTACTTCAGCAAAACTCATTCGGACAAATTCACGAACACGGGTAGTTTTTCCTGTAGCAATTACCCAGTCTTCAGCTTCTTCTGTCTGCAAAATCATCCACATCATTCGCACATAATCTTTGGCATGTCCCCAATCTCTTTGGGCATCTAGATTTCCTAAATAAAGTTTATCCTGCAATCCCAACGCAATTCTTGAAGTTGCTCTGGTAATTTTACGTGTTACAAAAGTTTCTCCACGAATAGGAGATTCATGATTGAACAAAATACCATTGCAGGCGTACATTCCGTAAGCTTCTCTGTAATTTACCGTGATCCAGTAAGCGTACATTTTGGCTACTGCATAAGGTGATCTTGGATAAAAAGGTGTTGTTTCTGACTGTGGTACTTCTTGTACTTTTCCATACAACTCCGAAGTTGAAGCTTGATAGATTCGAGTTTTGTTTTCTAATCCCAGCAAACGAACGGCATCCAAAAGTCGCAGAGTTCCCAAGGCATCAACATTTCCTGTATATTCAGGAGTTTCAAAAGAAACTGCCACATGACTCATAGCAGCCAAATTATAGATTTCATCAGGTTGAATTTCCTGAATCAAACGCGTCAAATTTGTACT contains:
- a CDS encoding capsular polysaccharide synthesis protein, coding for MIPKTIHICWFSGEEYTPFIKECIETWKIHLPEFNIRLWDKDSFDFDSIPFVKEALLAKKWAFAADYIRLYALYTEGGLYLDSDVRILKPFKEEWFDYGFFSAHEIHPGLFEEDGGMQRLNSSFLPKTAGKPIMGFAIQGAIFASVPKHPYIKDCLDQYKNLQLFADDGTIDLKKVIIGSVITPVAEKYGYTYQDKEQILKENMLILPSNILVGNSIYLDKESYAIHLINGSWRGKKGIEKFMHLVRNHYPRIFPVVNFIDKGFKKTSRTSKHIKKVSYNTIKTLIKIVS
- a CDS encoding polysaccharide biosynthesis protein, with the protein product MIKLKQHPKYDTVINWGKLISITGSAQILIQALGFASGILIIRLLSVQEYAFYTLANTMLGTMTVLADGGIITGVMAQGGKVWENKEKMGAVLATGLDLRKKFAVASLLVSVPILFYLLLHNGASWIAAIFIVIALIPAFYAALSDSLLEIIPKLNQTILPLQKNQVGVGIVRLILSALTMFIFPFSFVAILAAGIPRIWGNIGLRKIVYSMAAKDQQPDVQVKKEILSLVKRILPTSIYYCLSGQITIWLISVFGNTTSLAQLGALGRLSVMLTIFNVIIATLIVPRFAKLATKKYLLLTRFFQIMGFLAVLLSLIVLAVYLFPAPILWLLGDAYEGLSFELLLSIISSCIGLFSGIVFNLYSSRGWAMSPIAVILINLIAIIGFASLLDLSNLRGVLYFNIALGLVSVVQTVLFCLYHILLLKNQEYEDVS
- a CDS encoding UDP-glucose 6-dehydrogenase codes for the protein MKIKNICCLGAGYVGGPTMSVIALKCPEIKVTVVDLNKSRIAAWNDENLDNLPVYEPGLADVVREARGRNLFFSTEVDSAIEAADMIFIAVNTPTKNYGEGKGMAADLKFVELCARQIARIAKNDKIIVEKSTLPVRTAETLQTILDHTGNGFKFEVLSNPEFLAEGTAINDLLNADRVLIGGNQTESGQKAIQSLVDIYAHWLSPEQILTTNVWSSELSKLTANAFLAQRISSINALSALCEVTEADVDEVASAIGTDSRIGSKFLKASVGFGGSCFQKDILNLVYLCRYFNLPEVANYWEQIIILNDYQKYRFAKKIITSLFNTVSGKKITFLGWAFKKDTNDTRESAAIYVAEHLIEDGAEIHVYDPKVSEAKVKDDMRYLWELKGLTEQKIDLKLKQIFVYQSPIEALHQAHAVAVLTEWDEFKTYDWNLIYINMYKPAFVFDGRNILDTEKLAAIGFQIKGIGKG
- the gmd gene encoding GDP-mannose 4,6-dehydratase — translated: MNLLKKTAFITGVTGQDGAYLSEFLLEKGYIVHGLKRRSSSFNTDRIDHLYQDPHIENRNFILHYGDMTDSTNLTRLIQEIQPDEIYNLAAMSHVAVSFETPEYTGNVDALGTLRLLDAVRLLGLENKTRIYQASTSELYGKVQEVPQSETTPFYPRSPYAVAKMYAYWITVNYREAYGMYACNGILFNHESPIRGETFVTRKITRATSRIALGLQDKLYLGNLDAQRDWGHAKDYVRMMWMILQTEEAEDWVIATGKTTRVREFVRMSFAEVGIELEFRGRGIDEKGYIASCSNPDYQLPIGKEVLAVDPEYFRPTEVDLLIGDPTKAKKKLGWECQYELSELVQEMMQSDIKLMRKEQLLKECGFSIMNYFE